Genomic segment of Bacteroides stercoris ATCC 43183:
AACTATTAATTCTATGTTCCAAATTCATCCAAATAGCTCCGTTAAATTTGTCTTGTCTTTGCGGAGTCTGATTGGTAAAATAAAATGTCTGATTATTCATCTCCATGGTAGCTACACGGTCATTACTCGGTATTTGATGTCCTCTTCTATAAATCTTCCCACCATAGGATTTTGAAACCACAGTTTGAAATTCATTCTCCCTCACAAGAGGATCAGAAACCCAGTTATCCTTTCGCTCTACATTTTTCTCAGTATAGCACCGATGCAAAGGATAAGCCACCCAATGTGCCATCTTCATCTTTTTATCATACAGCATACTATAATTACGTATCATCTGTCCCTCCATATCCGGTCGGGCAGTACCCTTATATTTTTGCTTCGTATTATGAGTAACATACATCAAATCATGATTTTCCATCTGTGCCTTCGTTATAACCGGCGTCTCAAACCACTTGGCATACTTAGGCGCTTCAGGGTCTACCGTTGTATTTCCCCCTGTATTACTGATTTTCAAATTAAGCGTATACCTTTCTCCTGCCTCAATATTTCCCGCTACATTTGTTTCAATCTCCTTATCTTTCCCGTTGATGGATAATGTAATTTTCAGTTTTCCTTCAAAGGATTGCGGTATCAGCACAGCATCCGCCTGCGTACACTCTTTATTGACGCACATGGAAACAGCTTTTTCTTCATTTCCCAATTCAATGTTATCACTCTCTTTCGAAAGGTCTATGGTAGCCTTGCTTATCAGTGGCTGCACCGTTGCTTTGATGCCCGTTAGCGAACTGCCGTCGGCACTGCTCAGATTCAGCACCAGTTTTGCCAGCAAATGGCGGAATTGAAGATTGCCGGTAGGGGACGTCGCAGTTCTGCCTGTCAGGTTAACAGCTGCCATCAGGTCTATATCCTGCTGACGGCTCTGGTCTGTCACATCAAGGACATACCGGGTATGATCCGTCACTTGCTCATCATACGGATAATAAGCAATGAAATCCACCGCCGTTCCGTCTTCCGGATAATAAACGGCATTGCCCGCTTTGCCCACGAAATTGCCGTCACCTCGTGCGGTGACATACGCCGCATTGGCTTTAAGGACCTTTTTATCGGCATTGTCGAGCATAAAAAGACCGATCACATCATTCGCTTCCCACGAAGCATTGACCGCTCTCGACATCACCCTATCATCTATGACAGATGTAAATGTGGCTTCCGCAGCCTGATTACCCTGCGGCAATTCAGCAAATTTACTTTCACAAGCCTGAAGAACGATAAACAAGGATAGAAATCCGATTGCACTTTTAATTGTCATACTGAAAAATATTAAATATCTTACAATTGTTTTTATTGAACTGTTTTCTGTTTTTTTAAAATAAGTGCATAAAATTATAAAATAAAATACACATAAATAAAGACCCGGAACAAAATCTGCATAGCATACAGTAAAAAAGTCCTTTTTTACCAAAAATATGACAATAATATGAAAATATAATGTCAAATATAAACCCTTCCCATTATAGACCCAATGGGAAATAAACAAGAAAATAAAAAGAATAGGATGAAAACAACAACTATACAGGTTAGAAATATCAAGTAAAAAAACAGAGCATCAATAATAAAAAATCCATTTAACAATAAAGATAGCGTCAATCGAAATATCTAAAAATGAATAACCTGTAGTTTGTTTTTGAAAAGTGAATTATTTAAAAAGAAAATGCCGTGAGTTTGCTCCTGAAATGCCAGGCATTTCAAACACAAATGCCGGGCGTTTTCATGACAAACACACGGCATTTCGGGAGTAAACTCACGGTATTTCGGAAGCAAACCCGCGGCATTCCGGAAACGGACCTTGCAGGATAGTAAAATTGCGTTTTTTACGCTTCAAACCGATCAGTATTTATACTGACTGGTATTATATATATTATATATATCACTTGCGGTAATATTACCGGTAAAATTACCGGCAATATTACCGCAAAATCACACTTCTTCTCCTTTCAGCGTAGCCGAACTGCTTTCCGTGATTTTCACGTTCACAAAATCGCCCACGCGATGCGTACCCCTATCGAAAACCACTACCCGGTTCTGCTCGGTACGTCCGAAGAGCTGGTCGCGCGAACGCTTGGACACTCCCTCCACCAATACTTCGTAGGTTTTACCCATGCAGCGGGCGTTGGCTTCGGCAGAAAGGCGGTTCTGCAAAGCGATAATTTCATTCAGACGGCGGATCTTCACCTCTTCCGGCACATCATCCGGCAAATGCTTGCTGGCATACGTACCCGGACGCTCGGAATACTTGAACATAAAGGCGGCATCATAACCGCATTCTTCCATCAGGGAAAGAGAAAGCCGGTGGTCTTCTTCCGTCTCGGAATGGAAACCGGAAAATATATCCGTAGACAAACCGCAGTCGGAAATGATACGGCGGATAGCATCTACACGCTCCAGATACCATTCACGGGTATACTTACGGTTCATCAGTTTCAGGATACGGCTGCTTCCGCTCTGCACGGGCAGGTGGATATGCTTGCACACATTGGGCACTTCCGCAATAACCTGCAGGGTTTCATCGCTCATATCCTTGGGGTGCGAAGTAGTGAAACGGATGCGTACGCCCGGTGCAGACTCTGCTACGGTGCGCAACAACATAGGGAAAGTGACAACCTCCCCGTCCGCCTTCTCAAAACGGTACGAGTTGACATTCTGCCCCAGCAGGGTCACTTCCTTATAGCCTTTAGCCACCAAATCCGCCACTTCATTCAAGATACTTTCCACATCACGGCTGCGTTCCCGTCCGCGTGTATAGGGAACGATGCAGTAGGTACAGAAGTTATTGCAACCGCGCATGATAGAGACAAAGCCGGAGATGTGGTTACCGCAGATACGCGAAGGTATCACATCGCGGTAAGTCTCCGTTGTGGACAGCTCCACGTTAATGGCTTTCTCACCGGCTTCCACAGCCGCAATCAAATCGGGCAGGCTGAGATAAGCATCCGGCCCCACCACCAAGTCGACATGGTGGTTCGTAATCAGGTCGTCCTTGACACGTTCCGCCATACATCCCAACACACCGACAATCAGATTCTTCTTTTTCTTCTTGAGCGAATGAAAAAACTCCAGCCGGTTTAAAATTTTCTGTTCGGCATTGTCGCGGATAGAACAGGTATTCATGAATACCGCATCCGCCTCTTCCAGTGTATCGGCCACCGAATACCCCGCCATCTGCATCACAGAGGCTATCACTTCACTGTCTGCCACATTCATCTGGCAGCCGTACGTCTCGATGAACAACTTTCTGTTGTCATCAGCAGTTGCAGATTTAAAGTCTGCTCCCGTCATATTTTCCATTGTTTCTTATTTTTTTAGTTTCGCCGCAAAGATACATCTTCACGTTCAATAAAGCAGTGAAACTGTGGAAAAATAACACTTAACTTCCTCTAATTGACAGATTTCTACTAATTAATGTTAAGTGACTAAACATTTTCCGAGTGTTAATTTGGCATTATTAGAATAAATTTCCATTTTTGTGAAATGAAAGAAACATTAGATTTTTTCATAGTTAAGGTTTAGGTTAAAAAAAATAAGGGGAGCTGTGAAGCTGCCCTTTTTTAATGCCAATTTATTGGTTACAATCAGATTAAATAATTACCTTTGGCGATGTAAAAAACAAAGAAAGACTTATGGAAGACATCTTCAAATTTCTGTTCGTGATAGGCATCATTGCTATTGGCTTCGTAAGACAGGCCAGGAAAGAAGCGAAAACCAGTACCGGCAACGGTCCCGCCATGCCTATGCCTGATGCAGAAAGTCCTTTTCCGGAAAATTGGAACGGCGTACCCTATGACGGATATAACCCCGAAAACCCCGGACCGGAAGTAAGCGCGCCGCGAAAGAAAGCCGCAAAGAAACATAAGTCCGCTCCCAAACAACCTCCCGTCTGTCCAAACACCGACAATATGTCTCCCGAACCCACCGAGGCCTCATCCCAATTTGAAATACACTCGGCAGAAGAGGCACGCAAAGCCATCATCTGGGGAGAGATATTACAACGAAAGTATTAATGCGATTGAAAATAAGTTGATTCCTTACACGAAAAAATAACTATAACATTATGGCATTTAATTACATTTCAGCAGCAGAAGCTGCAAGCCTGATTAAACATGGCTACAATATCGGCCTGAGCGGATTTACTCCCGCAGGCACAGCCAAAGCCGTTACGGCTGAACTGGCAAAAATAGCAGAAGCGGAACATGCCAAAGGAAACCCTTTCCAGGTAGGCATTTTTACAGGAGCTTCAACCGGCGACTCCTGTGACGGTGTCCTCTCACGCGTCAAAGCCATCCGCTACCGTGCTCCTTACACAACCAACCCCGATTTCCGCAAAGCGGTGAACAACGGCGAGATTGCCTACAATGATATCCATTTGTCGCAAATGGCGCAAGAAGTACGCTACGGTTTCATGGGAAAAGTAAATGTCGCCATCATCGAAGCCTGCGAGGTGACTCCCGACGGTAAAATCTACCTGACTGCTGCCGGAGGTATCGCTCCCACTATCTGCTGCCTTGCCGACCAGATTATCATAGAGCTGAATGCAGCACACAGCAAAAACGCCATGGGCCTGCACGACGTCTACGAACCGCTCGACCCGCCTTACCGCCGCGAAATACCTATCTTCAAGCCGAGCGACCGTATCGGACAGCCTTACATCCAGGTAGACCCGAAAAAGATTGTGGGCATCGTGGAAACCAACTGGCCGGACGAAGCCCGCTCTTTCGCCGCTGCCGACCCGCTGACCGACAAAATCGGACAGAACGTAGCCGACTTCCTTGCCGCAGATATGAAACGCGGTATCATCCCTTCCACCTTCCTCCCGTTACAGTCGGGCGTAGGCAACATCGCCAACGCAGTATTAGGTGCTTTGGGACGTGACAAGACGATTCCGGCATTCGAGATGTACACAGAGGTTATCCAGAACTCCGTTATCGGACTGATTCGCGAAGGCCGCGTGAAGTTTGGCAGCGCCTGCTCACTGACCGTAACCAACGACTGCCTGAACGGTATATACGAGGATATGGACTTCTTCCGCGACAAGCTGGTTCTCCGTCCGTCGGAAATATCCAACAGTCCCGAAGTGGTGCGCCGTTTAGGTATTATCTCCATCAACACGGCCATCGAAGCCGACCTCTACGGAAACGTAAACTCCACCCATATCGGCGGCACGAAGATGATGAACGGTATCGGCGGTTCGGGCGACTTTACGCGCAACGCCTACATCTCCATCTTCACCTGCCCGTCCGTAGCCAAAGAAGGCAAAATCAGCGCCATCGTACCGATGGTATCCCATGTGGACCACAGCGAGCATGATGTCAACATCATCGTTACCGAACAAGGTGTTGCCGACCTGCGCGGCAAGAGCCCGAAAGAACGTGCACAGGCAATCATCGAGAACTGTGTTCATCCGGACTACAAGAATATCCTGTGGGATTATCTGAAACTGACCGACGGCAAAGCGCAGACTCCTCATTCCATGCGTGCCGCTCTGGCTATGCACGCCGAACTGGCAAAAAGCGGGGATATGAAGAATGTGGACTGGGCACAGTATAAATAAAGACAGTTCCTTCCGTTAAAAAGACCTTTCAGGCACGGGATTACGCGGATTGCACGGATGAAAAGTGCAGCATGGATTAAACTGAAAAAATCCGTGCAACCTGCGTAATTCCGTGCCTGAAAAATAAAGTTCACACCAACCGGCCATTCATCGGATAAGCATGTCACAGACTGCATCCTGGAATTTACGCGCCTCCCTGCCGGAAAGCACATTCTGATTCATAATGGCAAAAGCAATGTGGTGTCCGTTATTCGCCTTCAAATAACCAGCCAGGCAGTTTATAGCCGTAAAAGAACCGGTCTTGGCATGCACATTCTTATAAGAAAGCGTCCCTTTCCTCATACGGTTCTTCAGTGTTCCGTCCACTCCTCCGATAGGCAACGCCTTATACAGTTTCTGAAACACATCCGTGCGTGAATAAGCGAATTTCAAGAAAGCGACTAAAAGTTCAGAGGAGATGTAGTTATAGTTGGAAAGCCCGCAACCGTCTGCCAGATTATAGCGGTCGGGGAGATAACCCAGCTTTCCGATTAACTGACGGACAGCCGAAAGCCCGTCCGCAGCCGAAACATGCCTGCCGCCCGTAAACTGTGCACCCAAACGGCATAACAAAGCTTCTGCATTCAGATTGTCGCTCTCCTTCATTATCCGGTTGACTACCGCCTGTACAGAAGTGCTATAAGATGCCATTCGCACTGAAACACTGTCTTTTTGAAACTCGCGGAAAGAATAATCCGACAGACAATGAATGCCTTTTGCCCGTAAACGCTCCAGGAAGGTGTGCATAAAGAAATCCTGAGAAGAGTAGATATTCACCGTACCGGTACGCCTCCCATCCACATTACCCGATACCGCCAGTTCATTGCCGTTCTCCAGCCAGTTGCGGGATACGCGGAAACGTCCGGCAGAGGGAGTACGGGTTTTCGTTGTATTGGCCAGCGTGTAATAAGACGAAGCGGGCGTACATTCCAAACGTGCCGCATCACCTTGTGCACCGGGAAAAGCGGTCACCGTAACCACTCCTTTATCGAGCATCAGCGGCGACAGGTACGGCTGAAAAGAATGGGGCGTATCGTCCCACAGCCAGCCGCTTCCCCAATACAGGGAGTCTTTCATGGAAACATCGCCATATATCCTGCCTTGAACCACAGAGAAAGGCAGCCGCGCCACGCTGCCTACCAAAGAATCCAGCGCCTCGTCGTCAAACTCAGGGTCGAAGCCGCCGACAACGTATATATCCCCTTTCAGCGTATCACGCTCAATCACTCCCTTATACCAGACTTCCGTACGGAAAGGCTCGTCCGCCTCAGGACGCGCAAGCGCCGTAATCGTAGTCAGCAGCTTCATCGTAGAGGCCGGACGGGAAAGTTTATCCGCCTGATAATCATACAGAACCTTATTGGCGGTCAGGTCGTATGCTGAAACAGATACATTGGAGCCTGCGGGCAATTGATACT
This window contains:
- a CDS encoding fimbrillin family protein, with translation MTIKSAIGFLSLFIVLQACESKFAELPQGNQAAEATFTSVIDDRVMSRAVNASWEANDVIGLFMLDNADKKVLKANAAYVTARGDGNFVGKAGNAVYYPEDGTAVDFIAYYPYDEQVTDHTRYVLDVTDQSRQQDIDLMAAVNLTGRTATSPTGNLQFRHLLAKLVLNLSSADGSSLTGIKATVQPLISKATIDLSKESDNIELGNEEKAVSMCVNKECTQADAVLIPQSFEGKLKITLSINGKDKEIETNVAGNIEAGERYTLNLKISNTGGNTTVDPEAPKYAKWFETPVITKAQMENHDLMYVTHNTKQKYKGTARPDMEGQMIRNYSMLYDKKMKMAHWVAYPLHRCYTEKNVERKDNWVSDPLVRENEFQTVVSKSYGGKIYRRGHQIPSNDRVATMEMNNQTFYFTNQTPQRQDKFNGAIWMNLEHRINSWSTASDTVYVVTGAVPPSDDATWIKEKSIKDNDGKDIPIPSYYFKAVARKIGGKYHTIAFWMQHRDYTDSQSYMKYAVSVSDLEKNTGFEFFPGLDESTKSQLDLSKWQ
- the miaB gene encoding tRNA (N6-isopentenyl adenosine(37)-C2)-methylthiotransferase MiaB codes for the protein MENMTGADFKSATADDNRKLFIETYGCQMNVADSEVIASVMQMAGYSVADTLEEADAVFMNTCSIRDNAEQKILNRLEFFHSLKKKKKNLIVGVLGCMAERVKDDLITNHHVDLVVGPDAYLSLPDLIAAVEAGEKAINVELSTTETYRDVIPSRICGNHISGFVSIMRGCNNFCTYCIVPYTRGRERSRDVESILNEVADLVAKGYKEVTLLGQNVNSYRFEKADGEVVTFPMLLRTVAESAPGVRIRFTTSHPKDMSDETLQVIAEVPNVCKHIHLPVQSGSSRILKLMNRKYTREWYLERVDAIRRIISDCGLSTDIFSGFHSETEEDHRLSLSLMEECGYDAAFMFKYSERPGTYASKHLPDDVPEEVKIRRLNEIIALQNRLSAEANARCMGKTYEVLVEGVSKRSRDQLFGRTEQNRVVVFDRGTHRVGDFVNVKITESSSATLKGEEV
- a CDS encoding acetyl-CoA hydrolase/transferase family protein, whose product is MAFNYISAAEAASLIKHGYNIGLSGFTPAGTAKAVTAELAKIAEAEHAKGNPFQVGIFTGASTGDSCDGVLSRVKAIRYRAPYTTNPDFRKAVNNGEIAYNDIHLSQMAQEVRYGFMGKVNVAIIEACEVTPDGKIYLTAAGGIAPTICCLADQIIIELNAAHSKNAMGLHDVYEPLDPPYRREIPIFKPSDRIGQPYIQVDPKKIVGIVETNWPDEARSFAAADPLTDKIGQNVADFLAADMKRGIIPSTFLPLQSGVGNIANAVLGALGRDKTIPAFEMYTEVIQNSVIGLIREGRVKFGSACSLTVTNDCLNGIYEDMDFFRDKLVLRPSEISNSPEVVRRLGIISINTAIEADLYGNVNSTHIGGTKMMNGIGGSGDFTRNAYISIFTCPSVAKEGKISAIVPMVSHVDHSEHDVNIIVTEQGVADLRGKSPKERAQAIIENCVHPDYKNILWDYLKLTDGKAQTPHSMRAALAMHAELAKSGDMKNVDWAQYK